The Arcanobacterium pinnipediorum genome includes the window TCGTGGCTGAAGCCGGTATCGACAACGCCATCATCTTTGCCGACGGCGAATCCGTCGAGCTATCTGAAACAGGTCGTTCGCTACTCGTTTCGGCGATGGAGCACGGCTCCGACGTCGTCACCCCACTATCTTTCCAATCCTCGCTTATCTCCCGGGCTCGTGCGGACCGCAAGCGGATCGTTTTGCCAGAAGCCACCGATCCGCGCATCTTGCAGGCCGCTGACGAGCTCTTAGCTCGCGAAGTTGCCGACATTATTTTGATTGGCGACGCCGATCAGATCCACGCCCACGCCGCTGAGCTCGGCGTCGATGTGTCTCAAGCACGAATCGTTTCCGTCGATGATCCGGAGCTGAACGAAAAGTATGCTCAAGAGTTTGCTCGCCTGCGCGCCAAGAAGGGCGTCACGATCGAACAGGCCCGCGAAAAGGTCAAGGACTTGTCCTACTTTGGCACCATGATGGTGCATATGGACGACGCCGATGGCATGGTTTCCGGCGCGATCCACACCACCGCCCACACTATCGTTCCCTCCTTCCAAATCATTAAAACCAAGCCCGGCGCTACCCTTGTTTCTTCCTGCTTCCTTATGCTCATGGAAGACCGCGTCTATGTTTACGGCGATTGTGCAGTTAATACCAACCCAACTCCACAAGAATTGGCTGGGATTGCTATCTCCTCTGCCGAAACCGCTCGCGCATTCGGGGTAGATCCTCGAGTTGCTATGCTCTCTTACTCCACCGGGACTTCCGGCAAAGGACCAGATGTGGACGCCGTCGTCGAAGCAACCGCGATTGCCCGCGAAATGGCTCCCGATCTCGCTCTCGAAGGCCCCATCCAGTACGACGCCGCAGTAGATGCTCACGTGGCTCAAACCAAGCTCCCTGATTCGCCGGTTGCTGGAAAAGCGAACGTCTTCGTCTTCCCATCGCTCAACGCCGGAAACATCGGCTACAAGGCGGTCCAGCGTTCGGCTGGCGCAGTCGCTGTTGGCCCAGTCTTGCAAGGCCTGAACAAGCCCGTGAATGATTTATCGCGTGGCGCACTCGTTGAAGACATCGTCAACACTGTTGCAATTACCGCAATCCAAGCCCAAAACTAAAGTGAGATTCCGCCGGTGGCGGTTCTTGCGCAACGATTTAAGAAAGCGTGAAACGAACAATGACAGTTCTAGTGATCAATTCTGGTTCATCGTCGATTAAGTACCAGCTCGTCAATCCCGAAACTGGGCAATCCATCGCCTCGGGCTTGGTTGAGAAAATCGGTGAAGCCGAAGGCCACATCGAACACAACTATAACGGCACTACTACCGATATTAACGAACCTGTTCCAGACCACGGTGTTGGCTTGCGTGAAGTAATCCGGTTTTTTAACGAAGTTGGCCCCAACCTTTCTGAAGCTGGAATCAAAGCAGTTGGCCACCGCGTGGTTCAAGGCGGAAAACATTTCGATAAGGCGGCCGTTATTGACGATCGCGTTGAAGGTTTGATCGAAGAGCTCATCCCGCTCGGTCCTCTCCACAACCCAGCCCACTTGAAGGGTATTAAGGTAGCACGTGAACTGTTCGATGTTCCCAACGTTGCCGTTTTCGATACTGCCTTCTTCCAGCATCTACCGGCTGAAGCCGCTACCTATGCCATCGACCGTGAGGTAGCCGAAAAGTATCAGGTACGCCGCTATGGAGCACACGGCACCTCCCACCAATTCATCTCCCGCAAGGTCAGCGATATGCTCGGCCGCGATGACCTCAAGCAGATCGTGATGCATTTGGGTAACGGGGCTTCAGTTTCTGCTGTTGTTAACGGCCAAGCAGTTGACACCTCGATGGGTTTGACTCCACTCGAAGGTCTCGTGATGGGTACTCGAACTGGCGATATCGATCCGGCTGCTGCTTTCCATTTGGCACGCCAGGCGAACATGAGCATCGACGAACTCGATACCCTGTTCAACAAGCAGTCCGGCCTGAAAGGCTTGACCGGTTCGAACGATATGCGAACCGTGTGGGAAATGGCTGATGCTGGCGATCCACAAGCAATCGAAGCTCTAGAGATTTACACCCACCGGCTACTCAAGTACGTCGGCTCCTACACCGCTGTTATGGGGGGCTTAGATGTATTGACCTTCACCGCTGGTGTTGGCGAAAACTCCTGGCAAACCCGCAAGATGCTCTTGGAT containing:
- the pta gene encoding phosphate acetyltransferase, coding for MTHSLYFTAAEGNVGTQALVRSLIEGLTQHYTSVGVFRAFTNGPIDQDLQLKEALNILGRPSDLDLAWGTTRQAYVADEEAAMADVVKRYTDYAHQFDAVLILGLLDGDPLNPGVLARIGRAAANLSTTIMFAVSGALRSADQLATLVSLSANEFTHEHAPISGVVVSNADAAIVAEAGIDNAIIFADGESVELSETGRSLLVSAMEHGSDVVTPLSFQSSLISRARADRKRIVLPEATDPRILQAADELLAREVADIILIGDADQIHAHAAELGVDVSQARIVSVDDPELNEKYAQEFARLRAKKGVTIEQAREKVKDLSYFGTMMVHMDDADGMVSGAIHTTAHTIVPSFQIIKTKPGATLVSSCFLMLMEDRVYVYGDCAVNTNPTPQELAGIAISSAETARAFGVDPRVAMLSYSTGTSGKGPDVDAVVEATAIAREMAPDLALEGPIQYDAAVDAHVAQTKLPDSPVAGKANVFVFPSLNAGNIGYKAVQRSAGAVAVGPVLQGLNKPVNDLSRGALVEDIVNTVAITAIQAQN
- a CDS encoding acetate/propionate family kinase; the protein is MTVLVINSGSSSIKYQLVNPETGQSIASGLVEKIGEAEGHIEHNYNGTTTDINEPVPDHGVGLREVIRFFNEVGPNLSEAGIKAVGHRVVQGGKHFDKAAVIDDRVEGLIEELIPLGPLHNPAHLKGIKVARELFDVPNVAVFDTAFFQHLPAEAATYAIDREVAEKYQVRRYGAHGTSHQFISRKVSDMLGRDDLKQIVMHLGNGASVSAVVNGQAVDTSMGLTPLEGLVMGTRTGDIDPAAAFHLARQANMSIDELDTLFNKQSGLKGLTGSNDMRTVWEMADAGDPQAIEALEIYTHRLLKYVGSYTAVMGGLDVLTFTAGVGENSWQTRKMLLDRLAPFGVKYDAEKNMERSKEPREVSTPDSAVKVLVIPTNEELSIAQQAMDVI